ATGCTGGTCCAGAAAGCAAAAGGTGCTAATGCCACGGTCTCTATATGTCATACCAGAACAAAAAATTTGCACGAGTATACTTTGCTTGCCGATATCCTGGTTGCTGCCTGTGGTGTTCCCCGTATGGTTAAAGGGAATATGGTGAAAGAGGGAGCTGTTGTAGTTGATGTAGGTATCAACAGGGTTGACGGGGGCCTGGTTGGGGATGTTGATTTTGAGGAAGTGAGCAAAGTTGCTTCTTACATTACTCCTGTTCCTGGAGGAGTAGGGCCTATGACCATAGCTATGCTCATGGCCAACACGGTTAAGGCAGCAGAAAACCTGTTTCAGCATGGGTAAACTTCAATTTTGAAAGCCATGAGGATTATAGTCATCTCTGATACGCATATCCCAGAGCGGGCAAAGGAGCTACCTCCACAGTTGATTTCGGCTTTAAAAGAGGCTTCATTGATTGTTCATGCTGGAGATATTTGTGAGTACTGGGTTGTAGAAGAGCTGCGCTCTTTTGCTCCTATTTTTGCTGTGCAGGGTAATATGGATAGAGCCGATGTGAAAGCCAAGCTTAAAAAGGAAGAAGTTTTTGAGGTGGCTGGGCAAAGGATAGGGCTGATTCATGGTTGGGGTCCACCCTGGGGGATAGAGGAACGGGTTGGCAAGGTGTTCGAAAGTGCATCCCTTGATGTGATTATCTTTGGGCATACCCACCAGCCTCTTAAGAAAATGATAGGAGGCGTACTTTATTTTAACCCGGGGAGTCCAACCGATACCGTTTTTGCTCCCTATTTTTCTTATGGTGTGATCGATATTGCTGATGGAATGATTCAAAAAGCTGAGATAGTTCGTTTTGAATGAGGTGAATGATGAATAACAAGCGGCTTTTGGTGAATATCATATGGCATATGCATCAGCCCTTCTACTGGAATGAAGATCGGGGTCATTTTGTTTTTCCTTGGGTCAGGACTCACCTTGTGAAAGATTATCTTTTTATGCCTCGCTTGTTGAGTAAATTTCCAGGGGTTAAGGTTACATTTAATTTTTCACCCGTTTTGCTTGAGCAGATAGGCATGTATGCCGAAGGCAAAAAAGATCAAGTTCTGGAACTTATGGAGTTTGAAGCCCAAAGATTGGATGAAAGTGTTAAGGAAGCGATTTTAAAAACCTTTTTCCTGGTTGCTTCCGAGAGAGTTGCTCAGGATTTGCCCCGTTTTGTGGAGCTCAGGAACAAGGCGAAAGAAGGAATAGATTTTTCTGAGCAAGATTTTCTGGATTTACAGGTTCTTTACCAGCTCTTGTGGTTTGATCCTTTCATTCGTAAAGAATACCCTCAGCTTTCCATTCTTTACGAAAAAGGTCGCAACTATACTGAAGAGGACAAAGGAGTAATTTTAAGAGTTACTGAAGAGTACGCTCGAAAATTCGCCCTGCCTTATTTTGAGCTTCTTGATAGCAATCAGATTGAAATCAGCGTTTCTCCTTTTTACCATCCGATACTACCGCTTTTGTACGATAGCAATTTAGCTTTGGAAACAGCACCTCAAATTGGTTTGCCCGCTGTTTCTTTCACTTATCCAGAAGATGCTTTTGCTCAGGTTCGTATGGCAGTGGATTTTTGTCGTCTTTTCTGGCGAAGAGAACCCAGCGGAATGTGGCCTTCCGAGGGTGCAGTGAGTGAAAAAATAATCCCTATTTTTTCTCAAAACGGAATTCGTTGGGTGGCTACTGGAGAGGAGATTTTGTTTTTCTCTTTGAACGAAGAATGTAGGCGCAATGAAGCAGGTGTGCCTATACCCCCGGGGAAACTTTATACTCCCTATTTGATAGGAGAAAAGGGCCAGGAAGTTGCCATCTTTTTTAGAGATCGGTTGCTTTCGGACTTGATAGGTTTTGAGTACCATAAAATGCCCTATCAACGAGCGGTTGAGGACCTTATATCTCGTTTACACAGGATAAAAGATGCTCTTCCTGGAGATAGGGAATATGTGGTAAGCATAATTTTGGATGGAGAAAATGCCTGGGAGTTTTATGAGCAAAATGGTCTTCCTTTTCTTTCTTTGCTTTATGAAAGGCTGAGCTCTGAAGAAGGTTTAGCAACCGTTACCCCCCAGGAATATCTTTCCCGCCAGACATCTTTACCCCGCTTAAAAAAACTGGTTTCCGGGTCCTGGATTTATGGGAAGCTCACCACCTGGATTGGTCATCCAGAGAAAAACCGCGCTTGGGAGGAACTGGCTGAGGTAAGAAGTCTTTTTGCCAGCAAAGAGGTTTGTGCTCGGGATAAAGAAAAAGCCTTGCGATTTATTTACCGTGCAGAGGGAAGTGATTGGTTCTGGTGGCTTGGTGAAGACAATCCCTCGCCCCAAAAAGCTGACTTTTTAAATCAATTCCATTATCTTCTAAACAAGGCAAAAGAATTGCTTTAGTTGTCAAATGCCTTTTAAAGGGGTGATTGGATGCCCTCAATAGAAACACTGGCGATGATTCTTGCGGGTGGTGAGGGGAGAAGGTTGGATGTGCTTTCTGAGAAAAGAGCCAAGCCTGCTGTTCCCTTTGGTGGCAAGTACCGTATTATTGATTTCTGTCTGAGCAACTGTGTTAATTCAGGTATTTATTACGTGGGAGTGCTCACCCAGTATAATCCTCGCTCACTTCATGAGCACATAAAAATAGGGAAAGCCTGGGATTTGGACAGAATCAAGGGAGGAGTTTTTATTCTTCAACCTTACATAAGCGACGAGCGAACCAACTGGTATCGGGGTACTGCTGATGCTATATATCAGAATTTGCGTTTCATAAGAGATATCAATCCGGGGCTGGTGTTGATTCTTTCTGGTGATCATATTTATAAAATGGATTATCGCAAAATGATCAAATTTCATCTGGAAAGAGAGGCAGAAGTTACGATTTCTGCCATAGAAGTCCCTTGGGAAGAAGCTTCGCGCTTTGGAATTATGGAAGTAAATGAAGAGGGAAGAGTTATTGGTTTTGAAGAAAAACCCCGTTTTCCTGCGAGCAATCTGGCCAGTATGGGTATTTATGTTTTTAGCAGGGATATATTGGAAGAAGAAGTAAAAAAGGAAGCAATGAGAGAAGGCACCTCTTATGATTTTGGCAAAGATGTTATACCTCGGCTGATTACTCGCAATCGGGTCTTTGCCTATCGTTTTGAAGAATACTGGAAAGATGTAGGAACCCTTACTGCTTTTTGGGAAGCCAATATGGAGCTTCTTCAAGCCGATCCTCCTTTGAATTTGCGGGATGACGACTGGCCCATTTATACTCCTTTAGAGGACAGGCCTCCGGTAAAGCTTGGAAGAACTGCGGTGGTAGAAAACAGCATCATTGGCAGTGGTTCCGTTATTAACGGGATAGTTGAACATTCGGTAATCTTTGGTGGTGTTTATGTTGCAGAGGGTGCGCGAGTAGTTGATTCAATCGTAATGAATGATTCTAAAATTGGAGAAAACAGTTTTTTGGATCGGGTCATTATTGATAAACAGGTGATTGTGGAGCGCGAAGTGTATCTTGGGAAGGAGGACGAGACATGGGAGGGCGAGAGCATAACTGTGGTGGGCAAGAACTGCCATATACCTTCCGGCACGGTTATAGGAAAGGGGTGTCGTATTGGTCCTGATCTTGCAGTTGATGACTTTCATAGTCTTTTGATTAAGAGTGGAACTGTTTTAAAAAAACCTGGCTATTCGGAGGGGTTAAAGTGAAAAAATATCTTTTGTTGCTTCTGATTTTGGCACTGGTGTTCTGGTGTGCAGCACTGGCAATTGCCCAACCTTTTGAATTTGTAGTTTCTCAAAGTGAAGTTGAACAGGTGGACTTTCTGGAAATTTCTCCTCTGGTTTATATCCAGCCTGATAAAGGCGACTTTGGGAGTTACTATCGTGGTGAAACAATAGTCCTCTACTATGAAGCTCGGATTAATGGCTATGTGAGCATTTTTGACTATTTACCCGATGGTAGAGCAAAGCTCTTGAAAAATAACGAATATGTTACTGCCGGTTCCCAGAGAATGTTGAGGGGGCAAGCTGGTGAAGAAGTGGGATTGGAACGCTTTCTCATACTCCTTTCTGCACGGCCTGTTCCGGATCGTATTCTGATTGAGGCAATGCGGAAACCTTCAAAAGCAAAAGATTTAATTACTACTCGTTTTTACCTCAACCGCTGCAGGGTTCAGATTCTGGGTGAGTATAGAAAAACACCTGCTTTTCTGAGTTTTAGTTCTATCCCTGAGAAAGTACCCTCCAAAGGTCGTTCTTCAATCCGGGTGTTGCTTCGTGACCAGAACGGTAACCCCCTGGTAGGTAGAAGAATCCAGTGGGAAACGAGTGACGGGAAGCTCGAAAACTACCAGACTGTTACCAATGTTTTTGGGGAAAGTGAAAACCTGTTCTATGCCCCCTCCACCTATGAAGAAGCCCCGGTTACTATAAAAGCTACCTTTGAGGGAGACACGTTGTACGATTATTCCAGCGTCGAGGTTCAGGTTTGGGTGACTCCTGAAAGTTTGAAAACGGTTTTGAACCTTTCTCCAAGTAGTTTCAGATTGTCTTCTGGTGAGTATCTCGATTTCACTGCAGAACTTCAAGATTTGCGCGGTAAGCCAGTTTCTGGAAGAAGTATTCGCTGGGAAGCTAACCAAGGAAACTGGGAAAAGCCAATCACTTATACGGATTCGAACGGGAAAACAACCAACCGCTGGTTTGCTCCCCAGGTCGTAGAAGGAGATCTAAGCGTGGTTTTGAAAGCTGCTTTTCCCGGAGCTTTGCAGTTTTTGCCTTCAGAAGGGTTTGCGTATGGGATAGTTTCAGGAATGACAATTTCTTATTCTGGGCCAGGTTTCTACTTTCTGGATTTCAGCTCTGGTAAGCCCCAGACTAACTTTGGAGACCTTGTGTATCGGGGCAACATAAAGGAAGGTTCAAGTATCAACCCGGTTTCGGTGTTGGCAGTATCTGGTAGAGATTTTGTGGAGACCACTTTTGAGGTTGCTCAACCTTTACAAGGTGTTGGTTTGTGTCTCTGGAGCAAAGCTCAGGGAAAGGTTTCTTTACGGATTTTTGTAAATGACCAGCTTGTTTTTTCGGGTCCCATTCCCGAAGGTGTTCTTTCTCCCCTGGATTATCAGTCAGTTTATATTACTCAATCCCTGAGGATGGGCAAAAATCGTCTCAGGATAGAAGTGGAGAGTGAAGGTCAAGATGCATTTTTGCTGTTGCAACGCTTGATGATTTTGCTATAACTGGAGAGGTTCTTCCAGGCTAAGGTAATGTTTTAAATTAATTAACGATTTAGATTAAAGTTAATTTTGAAGACCAAAGGAGGTCTCAAATGTGGAGGAAGAAAGGATCCGATTTTTTAGAATGCTTATTGATACTCCAAGTCCTTCTGGTTTTGAGGAGCAGGTTCAACAGCTTTTTTTAGAACGAGTTAAAGACGCGGTTGACCTGACTTATAAGGACGTTCATGGCAATGCTTTTGGAGTTATTAATCCTGACTGTGAACATAAGCTTATGCTTGCCGGCCACTGTGATGAAGTTGGCTTGATGGTTAGTTACATTGATAAAGAGGGATATGTGTACTTTTCCACGGTTGGCGGGATCGATCCTCAGATTACTCAGGGGATGCCGGTGGTTATTCACACTGCGAAAGGGCCGGTATCTGGTGTTATTGGAAAAAAGCCAATTCATTTGCTTGAAGAGAAAGAGCGGCAGAAAGTTGCTCGTATTGAAGAACAGTGGATTGATATTGGAGCTAAAGACGGGGAAGAAGCAAGGAGTATGGTCCAAATAGGTGACCCGATAACTTTTGATATTGCTTCGCGCTGTTTGGCTGGTGAACGAATCACTGGAAAAGGCATTGATGACAAAGTAGGAGTTTTTGTGGTTTGTGAAGTTTTACGGGAGCTGGGAAGGGAAAAACAAAGCCTGGCCTTTGGTGTTTATGGAGTGAGCACTGTGCAAGAAGAATTGGGGTTGAGAGGTGCTAAGACCAGTGCTTTTGGTATTAATCCCAAAATTGGCATAGCCATAGATGTTACTTTTGCTTCCGATTGCCCAAACATTGATAAAAAGAAAGTTGGCGATATAAGTCTTGGTAAAGGCCCAGTTCTTGCCAGGGGGCCCAACATCAATAGTAAGTTGTGGATGAGAATGAAAAATGTTGCTGAAGAGAATAACATCCCCTATCAGGTTCAGGCAGAGGCCAGAGCTACTGGTACGGATGCAAACGTTATCCAGACTACAAGAAGTGGAGTGGTTACTGCGCTTTTGAGTATTCCAAACCGCTATATGCACACTCCCTCTGAGATTGTCGATATGCAGGATGTTGAAAATGCAATTCGCCTTCTGGTGCTTTTTATCAAGAGCTTGAAGGCGGAAGAGGATTGGATTCCTTAAACAAAGGATAGGATTTTGAGGAGCTGATCGATTTGTCTTTTCGCTATGCCATGATTTTGGCAGGAGGCAAGGGAGACCGTCTGGATGTTCTTTCTGTAGAACGTGCCAAAGCTGCTGTTCCTTTTGGTGGATGTTATCGGTTGATCGATTTTTCCTTGAGTAATTGCGTGAACTCTGGAATTTATGATATAGGCGTGCTTACTCAATACCAGCCACAATCTTTGATTGAACACATTGGGGCAGGACGACCCTGGGATCTTGATAGAAAAAGAGGGGGAGTTGAATTTTTAGCTCCCTATCTAAGTCGAAGTGTTGGTGGCTGGTATCGTGGTACTGGTGATGCGCTCTTTCAAAATCTTAATGTTATCCTGCGCAAAAAAGTACCCCACCTTCTGGTTCTTTCTGGAGACCATGTTTACATGATGAACTACAACCCTCTTTTTAATTATCACGTGGAAAGAGGAGCAGATATTACACTTGTGGTCACTGAGGTTAAACCAGAAGATGCTCCCCGCTTTGGAATTGTTGAAGTGGATTATGATAACTGGATATTGAACTTTGAGGAAAAACCGGCGGCACCGAAGACCAATGTAGCTTTTATGGGTATTTATGCCTTTCGAACCGAGTTTTTGGTGGAACAGTTGATAAAAAATAATCAGGAAAACAAATTTGATCTGGTAGAAAATGTGATAATAGAGAATTTGGGAAAGGCCAAGATACAGGCTTTTTTTTACACAGGATGCTGGTGGGATGTGGGCACTGTCAAGGCCTATTGGGAAGCAAACATGCAGCTTTTGGAACCTGTACCCTGTTTTAACCTTTATGACCCCGAGTGGGTGATATATACCAATCGGCCTATCTCACCTCCTGCTCAAATTTGCAAGAAAGCGAAAGTTACAGAGAGCATTATTGGCGAGGGGGCTTTGATAAAAGGAGAGGTGATTCATTCAGTGATTTTTCCAGGAGTGGTGATAGAGGAGGGAGCAAGGGTGGTGGATTCTATAGTCTTCAATAATACCCGAATAGAAAGAGGCAGTGAGGTTAACCTTAGTATTTTAGATAAGAATGTTGTCGTTGGAGAAGAGGCAAAGATTGGTTTTGGGGAAGACTTTACACCCAACATGCTTAGACCCGACCTTCTTGATTGGGGTGTCAACCTGGTTGGGAAAGGAACACGTATCCCACCTCGAACCATTATCTGTCGCAACTGCATTGTTGGCATAGGACTCGGTTTTGAAAGTTTTAAGGGGGTCGATTTTTTAAAGAGTGGAAGTGCTTTTCTCTGATTGTTGAGGTTTTTGTTTCGCTTTTTTTCTGATAAAATGCTCTTAAAGATGTTTACGGAGTGAGGTAGAAAATTGATTCTCGGCCTTTTGCTTAGCATACTTGTCCTGTATGGTCTTCTCCTCTTCTGGATTATTAATGAGCGAGTGAAAGAAGTTTCTTTGCAAACCAAGAAGGTCAGAGAGGAGATTCGAGAGGTGAATGAGAAGCTTGATGGATTACAGAAAGCGCTGGGAAAAGGAGGTGAACTTTCGGTAGATTCTGCAAGTTTTTCCTTTGAAATGCTTGATGCATCTGAAGATAGAAAAACAATCAAAAGAGAGGAGACATAAACATGGGATCCAGATTGACAAAGTTGTTTCTGATGGGGACTTTGCTTTTGCTTTGTTTGGTAATTTTGGTTTCTTTCGGTTATGCACAGGAAGAAACGTCAGGAGAAAGGGTAATTATTGCTCAGGTGAATGGGGAGCCCGTTTACCTGGACGAAATTAAGGAAATTTGGGATAGCTTGCCTCAAGAGTACAAAGCCCAGTTTCCTGGAGGCCTAAAGGATTTGCTGGAGCAGTGGATTCGCCAGATACTTCTGGTGCAGGAAGCTCAAAAAGAGGGACTTGCAGAAGACCCCGAGGTTGCAAAGAAGATTGAAAACCTTAAGAAACAAATCCTTATTCAGGAGCTAATCCAGAGGAAAATAGTGGATGCAGTGAAGGTAACTGACGAAGAGATAGAAAATGAATACACTGCTCATCCTGAACTTTATACAGAACCGGAGAAGGTTAAAGCAAAACATATTATGGTCTCAAGCGAACAACAGGCGCAAGAAGTGTTAAACGAACTCAGATCTGGTAAGCCCTTTGAAGAAGTTGCCAGAGAGAGATCCGAATCTCCCGATGCTTCCAATGGTGGTGATATGGGTTACGTAGAGAGAGGAGACTTAAGTGAAGAAATTGAGAAGGTGATTTTTGAGCTTGCACCTGGTAACTTTAGTGACGTGATTAAAACCGACTATGGTTTCCACATTTTTATGGTTGAAGAGCATGTGCCTCCTCGCTTGAAGG
This portion of the Thermatribacter velox genome encodes:
- a CDS encoding peptidylprolyl isomerase, translated to MGSRLTKLFLMGTLLLLCLVILVSFGYAQEETSGERVIIAQVNGEPVYLDEIKEIWDSLPQEYKAQFPGGLKDLLEQWIRQILLVQEAQKEGLAEDPEVAKKIENLKKQILIQELIQRKIVDAVKVTDEEIENEYTAHPELYTEPEKVKAKHIMVSSEQQAQEVLNELRSGKPFEEVARERSESPDASNGGDMGYVERGDLSEEIEKVIFELAPGNFSDVIKTDYGFHIFMVEEHVPPRLKEIDEVKEEITARLLPKKQQEAFEELIRELKKSSEIVIFEENIPTSDNGSSPEEGATE
- a CDS encoding M42 family metallopeptidase; amino-acid sequence: MEEERIRFFRMLIDTPSPSGFEEQVQQLFLERVKDAVDLTYKDVHGNAFGVINPDCEHKLMLAGHCDEVGLMVSYIDKEGYVYFSTVGGIDPQITQGMPVVIHTAKGPVSGVIGKKPIHLLEEKERQKVARIEEQWIDIGAKDGEEARSMVQIGDPITFDIASRCLAGERITGKGIDDKVGVFVVCEVLRELGREKQSLAFGVYGVSTVQEELGLRGAKTSAFGINPKIGIAIDVTFASDCPNIDKKKVGDISLGKGPVLARGPNINSKLWMRMKNVAEENNIPYQVQAEARATGTDANVIQTTRSGVVTALLSIPNRYMHTPSEIVDMQDVENAIRLLVLFIKSLKAEEDWIP
- the glgD gene encoding glucose-1-phosphate adenylyltransferase subunit GlgD gives rise to the protein MSFRYAMILAGGKGDRLDVLSVERAKAAVPFGGCYRLIDFSLSNCVNSGIYDIGVLTQYQPQSLIEHIGAGRPWDLDRKRGGVEFLAPYLSRSVGGWYRGTGDALFQNLNVILRKKVPHLLVLSGDHVYMMNYNPLFNYHVERGADITLVVTEVKPEDAPRFGIVEVDYDNWILNFEEKPAAPKTNVAFMGIYAFRTEFLVEQLIKNNQENKFDLVENVIIENLGKAKIQAFFYTGCWWDVGTVKAYWEANMQLLEPVPCFNLYDPEWVIYTNRPISPPAQICKKAKVTESIIGEGALIKGEVIHSVIFPGVVIEEGARVVDSIVFNNTRIERGSEVNLSILDKNVVVGEEAKIGFGEDFTPNMLRPDLLDWGVNLVGKGTRIPPRTIICRNCIVGIGLGFESFKGVDFLKSGSAFL
- a CDS encoding glucose-1-phosphate adenylyltransferase: MPSIETLAMILAGGEGRRLDVLSEKRAKPAVPFGGKYRIIDFCLSNCVNSGIYYVGVLTQYNPRSLHEHIKIGKAWDLDRIKGGVFILQPYISDERTNWYRGTADAIYQNLRFIRDINPGLVLILSGDHIYKMDYRKMIKFHLEREAEVTISAIEVPWEEASRFGIMEVNEEGRVIGFEEKPRFPASNLASMGIYVFSRDILEEEVKKEAMREGTSYDFGKDVIPRLITRNRVFAYRFEEYWKDVGTLTAFWEANMELLQADPPLNLRDDDWPIYTPLEDRPPVKLGRTAVVENSIIGSGSVINGIVEHSVIFGGVYVAEGARVVDSIVMNDSKIGENSFLDRVIIDKQVIVEREVYLGKEDETWEGESITVVGKNCHIPSGTVIGKGCRIGPDLAVDDFHSLLIKSGTVLKKPGYSEGLK
- a CDS encoding metallophosphoesterase family protein, encoding MRIIVISDTHIPERAKELPPQLISALKEASLIVHAGDICEYWVVEELRSFAPIFAVQGNMDRADVKAKLKKEEVFEVAGQRIGLIHGWGPPWGIEERVGKVFESASLDVIIFGHTHQPLKKMIGGVLYFNPGSPTDTVFAPYFSYGVIDIADGMIQKAEIVRFE
- a CDS encoding glycoside hydrolase family 57 protein, which encodes MNNKRLLVNIIWHMHQPFYWNEDRGHFVFPWVRTHLVKDYLFMPRLLSKFPGVKVTFNFSPVLLEQIGMYAEGKKDQVLELMEFEAQRLDESVKEAILKTFFLVASERVAQDLPRFVELRNKAKEGIDFSEQDFLDLQVLYQLLWFDPFIRKEYPQLSILYEKGRNYTEEDKGVILRVTEEYARKFALPYFELLDSNQIEISVSPFYHPILPLLYDSNLALETAPQIGLPAVSFTYPEDAFAQVRMAVDFCRLFWRREPSGMWPSEGAVSEKIIPIFSQNGIRWVATGEEILFFSLNEECRRNEAGVPIPPGKLYTPYLIGEKGQEVAIFFRDRLLSDLIGFEYHKMPYQRAVEDLISRLHRIKDALPGDREYVVSIILDGENAWEFYEQNGLPFLSLLYERLSSEEGLATVTPQEYLSRQTSLPRLKKLVSGSWIYGKLTTWIGHPEKNRAWEELAEVRSLFASKEVCARDKEKALRFIYRAEGSDWFWWLGEDNPSPQKADFLNQFHYLLNKAKELL